From Temnothorax longispinosus isolate EJ_2023e chromosome 3, Tlon_JGU_v1, whole genome shotgun sequence, one genomic window encodes:
- the LOC139810151 gene encoding uncharacterized protein, producing MCKMRDNLEKYSILDPTKQDRKIIKRRSTDNVEDDKDSVNQSSAPQKSQLNKKKKNVVKSVPHRKAGPSRTGSKSLETWKAKKRKVISDDTSSEEEDSTEKELVRKINCLQKENKQKSKDIKKQKRTMEDMLNDLTLAAALSKKVLDNLKSVDDYLMSANAKPHSKLKEKFETSDPKQNNVQNDIHDESFQMDFDKQENLSAELQKDNYNQNNGITKNGQLERTNNFEANNFKKNDDTNENDVHLNLQSQDQKESLKDKYNPNSFQVLEKRQKKVIDPKNNYVKEDIPIAVKEEIQSLGDTDITVSCKRLNMCNHTTATKLTTDLLSLMFTKKELATSSMTGKVGNMHMRKGTAAKMQLDVSKIAAINSYVKSKFPTVEKLQSVINKAIQQKCCNAAKSVKLIACNLNNMTPKE from the exons ATGTGTAAAATGCGCGATAActtagaaaaatattccatATTAGATCCTACAAAACAGGACAGAAAAATCATCAAAAGACGAAGTACTGATAACGTTGAAGATGACAAAGATTCTGTGAATCAATCCTCTGCACCACAG AAATcacaactaaataaaaaaaagaaaaacgttgTAAAGAGTGTCCCACATAGAAAGGCAGGTCCTTCTAGAACTGGTAGTAAGTCATTAGAAACATGGAAGGCTAAAAAACGTAAGGTGATATCTGAT GATACAAGCTCCGAAGAGGAAGATTCAACTGAAAAGGAACTTGTACGAAAAATAAACTGTTtgcaaaaagagaataaacAGAAATCCAAGgatataaagaaacaaaaacgcACTATGGAGGACATGTTGAACG ATTTAACTTTGGCAGCAGCATTAAGCAAAAAAGTGTTAGATAATTTGAAGTCTGTAGATGACTACCTCATGTCTGCAAATGCGAAACCTCACtcaaaactaaaagaaaagtttgaaACTAGTGAtccaaaacaaaataatgtgCAAAATGACATACACGACGAATCATTCCAAATGGATTTTGACAAACAAGAAAATCTTTCCGCCGAACTGCAAAAAGATAATTACAATCAGAATAACGGAATCACAAAAAATGGCCAACTAGAAAggacaaataattttgaagcGAATAATTTCAAGAAGAATGACGATACCAATGAAAATGATGTTCATTTAAATCTCCAAAGTCAAGATCAGAAAGAGAGTCTAAAGGATAAATACAATCCAAATAGTTTCCAAGTTCtcgaaaaaagacaaaaaaaagtaatcgATCCGAAAAATAACTACGTTAAAGAAGACATACCTATAGCAGTTaaa GAAGAGATTCAAAGTCTTGGCGATACAGATATCACAGTGAGCTGTAAAAGACTTAATATGTGTAATCATACAACTGCTACTAAGCTCACGACTGATTTACTTTCACTCATGTTCACAAAAAAAGAGCTCGCCACTTCATCGATGACTGGGAAAGTAGGAAACATGCATATGCGAAAGGGTACTGCCGCCAAAATGCAGTTAGATGTTAGCAAAATTGCAGCTATCAACT CttatgtaaaaagtaaattcCCTACTGTCGAGAAACTACAATCTGTCATCAACAAGGCCATTCAACAAAAATGTTGCAATGCTGCAAAAAGTGTGAAGCTTATTGCCTGCAATTTGAACAACATGACCCCGAAAGAGTAG
- the LOC139810102 gene encoding uncharacterized protein yields MAVRLILVEFLKVSCNLSNCLNEQREFVEAVTNDEEANYQLFARFAGECSTTLLCVMHELGYCRGNKRLVNIISNILDMREALGHEEEDAGKGHIARFLRRNEGIVENRIAVVQPVAVRREQRRRAEENIAEDTVGWRSADRPTAAVAPNTDDNDYSQTQSASEEEEEKEGENTVATDADGSQSQRDGEVEEKENTSVEREQEEHQEQARQQHHQVGHFNFINLVAENARQFRNFRILGREASFRVRPIPESDDTVRWLENAFREIHAYALRSTGPGDYVGLSFESAPASTISVIEITCASLVLEVARFQRFLANENIAIIVYNSSNFGSGENPLYDGSELLASLEREPMCRLNIMYYERSHHYNPILNLNAAAGTQKEFCVSCNTAYRKDRGHCCSKKCPRCYATPSCENSEVEIVKCAPCRKLLRQP; encoded by the exons ATGGCTGTCCGTTTAATTTTGGTGGAGTTTTTAAAAGTTAGTTGCAATTTAAGCAATTGCTTAAATGAGCAACGTGAGTTTGTAGAAGCAGTGACAAACGACGAAGAGGCGAATTATCAACTTTTCGCACGTTTCGCGGGTGAGTGCTCCACTACCCTGTTATGCGTTATGCATGAACTGGGTTACTGCAGGGGAAACAAAAGATTGGTGAACATCATTTCGAACATATTAGACATGCGTGAAGCTTTGGGTCACGAAGAAGAAGACGCAGGAAAAGGGCATATTGCTAGATTCCTGCGTCGTAACGAAGGAATAG tgGAGAACCGCATTGCAGTTGTCCAACCGGTCGCGGTCCGACGAGAACAGAGACGCCGAGCGGAAGAAAACATTGCTGAGGA tacagTCGGGTGGAGGAGTGCGGACCGTCCTACCGCTGCTGTTGCTCCAAACACTGACGATAATGATTATTCGCAAACGCAGAGTGCTagcgaggaggaggaggagaaggaggggGAGAATACTGTTGCTACCGACGCTGACGGATCTCAATCGCAGAGAGACGGAGAGGTGGAGGAGAAGGAAAATACCTCCGTGGAGAGGGAGCAAGAGGAACATCAGGAGCAGGCACGTCAGCAGCATCACCAGGTCggacattttaatttcataaatttagtGGCAGAAAACGCGCGGCAGTTCAGAAATTTCCGGATACTTGGGAGGGAGGCCAGTTTTCGAGTACGTCCGATACCCGAAAGCGACGATACCGTGCGTTGGCTAGAAAACGCGTTCCGCGAAATTCACGCGTATGCGTTACGTTCGACTGGGCCGGGAGATTACGTTGGATTATCGTTCGAGTCGGCGCCGGCGAGCACG ATCTCGGTAATAGAGATAACTTGTGCCTCCCTCGTTCTCGAGGTCGCGCGTTTTCAACGTTTTCTCGCGAATGAAAATATAGccataattgtatataattccAGCAACTTTGGTAGCGGTGAGAATCCTTTGTACGACGGTAGTGAATTACTCGCCTCGTTAGAACGCGAACCTATGTGccgtttaaatataatgtattacgAGCGTTCGCACCATTACAAtccgatattaaatttgaatgcTGCCGCCGGTACTCAAAAAGAATTTTGCGTGTCGTGCAACACTGCGTATCGTAAAGACAGAGGACATTGCTGTTCCAAAAAATGTCCGCGTTGTTACGCCACACCCTCGTGCGAGAATTCCGAAGTAGAAATTGTTAAATGCGCCCCGTGTAGAAAATTGTTAAGACAACCTTAA